The genomic stretch TATGCCAGCTACACCATTAACAATGGTACATCTGACGCAAACGAGAGAATTGAATATAGTTCATAAAAAAATGATAGTTGACAACTCAAAGGTTAACAAAGGTCCAGTTATGACCTATAGGATGTTTAAGGAGTATGTCAGAGGTTATCAGAATGTGGGTGCTTCATTGGAAGACTTTAAAAACTTTTCAAGGGATATCAAAAAGTTCTTGTCAGAAGGGGATGCTCAAATGCTTATTGagcattttatgaaaataaaaagaATGTGTCCATCCTTTTACTTTGACTTTGAGGTAGATGAGAAAGGTAGATTGTCACATGTTTTCTGGGCTGACCCTATTAGTATAAAAAATTATTTGCTATTTGGGGATATGACATCCTTTGACACTACCTTTAGGAAAAATAAGTATAGAATGATATTCGCCCCTTTCACAGGGGTGGATCATCATAAGAGATGTGTGACCTTTGGGGCTGGGCTTCTTATTAATGAGAGCAAGGAGTCATTTGCTTGGTTATTTACGAAATTCCTAGAAGCTATGGGGGGTCGTTATCCTTTGTGTATAATAACTGACGAAGATTTGGGGATAGAAGGAGGACTTAAGAAAGTCTTTAAAGATAAAGTGCAACatagatattgcatgtggcacatattGAAGAAGTTGCCAGAGAAGGTAGGGCCTGTTATATGTAGAGAAACTGAGTTTTTGAAAGAGATAAACTCATGTGTTTGGGGCGAAGATGTGGAGCCTGCTGAATTTGAGGAAAGATGGACAGTCATTGTGGAAGCTCATGGGTTGTCGGATAATGAGTGGCTTCAGGAAAAGTATGGCATTAGACATTTTTGGATTCCAGCTTACTTTCATGACTTGTTATTAGGAGGGTTGATGAGAACCACCTCGAGGTCCGAGTCAGAAAATCATTTTTTTAGCAATTTCACTAATCCAATTTGACCCTTGTTGAATTTTGGATGCGCTTTGAGAGTGCAATGGATACACAacgatgggctcaatcaaaactGATTGCACAATCTAAGTACTCGTTTCCTGACTTGACTACTCCTTTAGACCTGGAAAAGCATGCAGCAGAAACCTACACTCCGAGAATTTTCGAGGAGTTCAAAGTGGAAATAAAAGCAGCATGCTTTACATGTGCCATTGGGGACAAACAAAAAGATAAGAATCATGCAATTCTCTACATAGATGTCAAGGATCGTGAGAGAAAGAAAGACTATAAGGTGGGTTATAAGACAACTGAAGTGAAACTAGTATGCAATTGCAAGAAATTTGAACGACATGGAATACTTTGTCGACATATTCTCTGTGTCCTTAAAGATTATGGTTTTGAGAAAATTCCAAGCGAATACCTACTAAATAGGTGGAGCAAACTAGCAACCTGCCAGCCAATATTCAATTCTGATGGGCAGTTGCTTTGATTGCAGATCAGTCGATGCACAAAAGAACAAACTGACTGAATTGTGGTCAGAAATGTTCACTTGTGTGTCACTAGTTGAACAGAGTCCTGTTAATTTTGATGAGTTACTAACCATTTTACGCGAGTTCAAGGAAAGGGTACTTGCAGAAACAACAAGTAGTGTCGCTGATGATGGTGGTAATAGTAGTATTGGAAAGAAAAGGGACAAAACTGCGGAAATTGGAATGCTCTTGGGTACAAGCGTGCCTAGCGAAATTACAATTTTGCCGCCAAGACAATGCAAAAACAAAGGCTCGGGGAAAAGAATGATTTCACAAAGAGAAAGAGCAGGGGAAGTCAATAAGAAACCACTAAGAAGATGCAAGGCTTGTGGGCAGATGGCGAACCACGATAGCGGGAATTGTGGACCAGACCAAAGGATCAGCGACAAATAGTCGAGTAAGTGATGTCTCTTATTAGCGCAAGTTTTCTACTTTTACACTTTTTGTTTCCCTCTAATTTTTATCTTTGTTGACATTTGCTTTCTTATGTGTGAGATTGAAGTTTTTTGCGAGGAATTGGACTGTGCAGCGGAATTTTTGAGCATCATTTGAGAAgtcaacacttgtttttgagcatcATTAAAGTTTTTAGGATTATTTTTGAGCATCATTGAAGTTTTTAGGATTATTTTTTAGCATCATTTGAGAATTCAACAATTGTTTTGTAGAAACATTGACCTCGTCAATGTGAATACAAGAGAGAGAAAGCCATGTTAGAGAGAGAAAGCTTTCTTCCTAAGCAACCAAACTAAACTTCTAAAATCTTCTACAATTTTCCTTTTTCCTGCTTAGATCCATGGCTCGGGCTCGTGGTAGGCCGCGTGGTGGAGCTCAATCTACTCGCGAACCGATTTCTGATCCTATACTGGAGGATGGTGATGAACCAGTAATGGTAAGAACTCCTGTTACTGTTAATACTTTGATCAATTCTGCTCTTCATAAATCGCGGACTGTTGCTAGTACTTCGGTCCCTAGAGCGCGAAATTCCGGGTCGATTCAGGCGACTGCGGTCCCAAATCCTGCTGTAGTTGTTGGGAATTCTGTTTCTGTTCCTATTTCTGAGACTGTTAATTCTGATGTGGTTATTAACTCGACTGTTACTGCTGGAAAATCTGTTGTTACTGATAATTCAGCTACTATTACGAAGAATACGGTTGTTAACCCTACAGCTAACCCTAAACCTTGGAATAAAGTGGCTAAATCGCAGGAGGGTATGGACCTATTCTATTGTGAGGACTCTGCGAAAGCAGAAGTTATCACCATATTCGATGAGGATGTGGAGGATGAAATTCACTATTGGCAATACACTTTAATGGGTACTATCCTGGGAGGCAGGTTACAGATGCCACAAGTGGAAGCTTATGTGAAGAAGTACTGGTTAAATGTTTCCCCCCCTGTGATACAAACCTATCGCAAGGGGTGGTACAGTTTTAGATTCAAGTCTGAGGAGGATTTGAACACTGTTTTGAAAGGGGGTCCATGGAACATGGGAGCACATACCTTGATTCTTAAGCAATGGACTCCTACTTTTGACCAAGAGATGGACTCCATTACCACTGTTCCAATCTGGATACTCTTTCCTCAATTAGATCCCCTTCTCTGGTCCAGTGCTGCTTTGAGTAGGCTGGCTAGTAAAATTGGAAAACCACTATTTGCTGATCTTACTACTACTTGCAAGGCCAAGCTCTCATTTGCAAGAGTAATGGTTGAGGTAGACATCTCTAAGCCTCTACCTGATGCGGTCCTCTTTACCACACCTTATCATGACATCATTTCTCAGAAAATTACCTATGAATGGATGCCATACTACTGTGATTGTTGTAAGAAAATGGGTCATACAAAGGATTATTGTAGACTCAACAAGACAAATAAAGCTGTTGAGAAACCAAAAAGCATTTATCGTCCTATTACCAAACCTGTTGCCCCTCCTTCTTCAGTTGTAGTGACCTCAGAATGCTCTGAGCTAGGCCTAACTCCTCTTGGGGATGAGGCTCAGAAAGAGACAAGTGGACAGAAGAAAAGCTCAGGATGCTTGGAGCTAGGCTCTTCTTCTGGCACTGTCTCTGTTCTGACTCACTCTAGGAATGAGAAAGGCTCAGGAAGCCAGCAGCTAGGGTCCAACACATCTGGTAGAAATGAGGTTGACACATTGGTTCAATGCACTCTACGAGTTTCCCCTGAGTCCAATGGTATTGAGGTGTTACTAATTGCTGCTGACATAATGGATACTGATGCTAAGACAGAACCTCCTGATAAGAACTCCACCACCACATGAAACTCTCTACATGGAATATTAGGGGATTTAATGATCCCCTAAAGCACCAGGTGGTGAGGAGCCTCCTGGGTAGATATAAGATGGATATTTTTGGCCTTTTGGAAACGCATGTTAAAGAGCATAATGCTCACtctattttcaaaaaatttcccaACTATAGAATCCTAACTAATTACCAAAATCATTATAATGGCAGAATCTGGGTGTTCTGGAATCCCAAAACTATTACTATGGTCAATACTGATACTCATGCTCAGGTTATTCACTGTGGTATCCTCCACAATGCTACTAACCATAGATTAGATGTTTCATTTGTTTATGGTTGCAACACTGCTCAAGGTAGAGAATCCCTATGGACTGAACTTACTCGGATCTCTACTCTTAGTAGAAACTGGCTGATTTCTGGAGATTTTAACATTGTTAGGCATGCTTCTGAGAAAACTGGGCCCAATCCTCCCAAACTCTCTGAGGTAATGGCTTTTAATGATTGCTTAAGGACTTGTCATCTTGATGATCTCTCTTCCACTGGATGTGAATTCTCTTGGACCAATAAGCATCATGATGGCACCAGAGTCTGGTCTAGATTAGACAGAGCCCTGATCAATACTCATTGGCTTCAGACTTTTCCCAACTCCAATGCTATTGTCTTGCTCCCGGGACTCTCTGATCATTCTCCTATTCTGGTCAATGTTTTTGAAGACCAGAATTTTAGGAAGCAATTCAGTTTCCTTGACTGTTGGACTGAACATCCTCATTACCAAACCTGTGTTACTACTGGATGGGCTACTCAGTGCAGGGGTTCCCCTATCTATAAGTTCTTTAAGAAGTTGGCTAGTGTGAGGAAGCACCTTTCTCTCCTTCACAAGCAGGACTATAATGGTCTTTCTCAGCGAGTTTTAGCTGCTGCTCAAAAATTAGATTCTTGCCAGCAGGCTCTAAGTACTGATCTCACCAATAGTACTCTTCTCACTGATGAAGCCCATCTCATTCAGGTGTATGCTTCTTTGCAAAAAGCTGAGTTGAGTATGCTGCATCAGCGTGCTAAGATTCATGGAATAAAAATGAATGACTgttcctcaaaatacttctttgCTAAGATTGCAAAGAGAAAGCAACAGAGTATAGTTGGGCAGATTTGCAACCAGAATGGACTCACTGTTCATGGAGTGGATGAGGTTAATGCTGCTTTTGTGGATTATTATAGGGATCTTTTAGGGACTCAGCATCCCATTCTGAGTCTTGACCAAGCTTTTGTAGCCAAAGGTGCTTGTCTAAATCCTGCTGATCAGACCTCCCTCTGCTTACCTATCACTGCACTTGAAATCAAGAAGGCTCTCTTTTCCATTGGCAATCAGAAAAGCCCTGGTTATGATGGATTCTCGTCTGGGTTTTATAAATCAGCTTGGTCTGTGGTGGGTGATGATTTTATCCAGGCTGTTCAATCTTTTTTCAAGACTGGTAAATTGGCTAAGCAAGCCAATATAACTGTCTTAACTCTCATACCTAAAAAGGATGTAGTCACTTCTGTCAAGGACTTCAGGCCTATTGCGTGTTGCACTGTCCTTTATAAAACAATTAGCAAAGTCCTGGTTGCTAGGCTTAAACCTCTCCTACAGAAGCTCATTGGGCCTGAGCAAGGAGCTTTTGTTGATAAGAGGAACATTTTTGAGAATATCATGCTTTCTCAAGCTTTAATCAAAGGCTACAATAATGGCACTTGCTCCCCTCGTACTATGATCAAAGTTGACATCAAAAAAGCATTTGATTCTGTTCAATGGCAGTTTGTGAATAGCATGCTTAAAAGCTTGAACTTCCCTGATCAATTTGTAAAATGGATCATGGGATGCATTAGTAGTACTTGGTTTACTCTTAAGATTAATGGCAGCAATGTGGGATTCTTTAAAGGAGCTGGTGGTTTAAGACAAGGAGACCCCCTATCTCCTTACTTGTTTGTCCTTGGCATGGAAATCCTCTCTCGTTACTTAAGGCCAATTTGTTCCCTCCCCTCTGTTACTTACCACCCAAAGTGTGCTAAGATCAAGCTCAACCATCTTATCTTCGCTGATGACCTCATGATTTTTGTGCGAGGTGATGTACCATCTGTCAAAGCTGTTGCACACACTCTTGATCTGTTTGGCTCTATCTCTGGGTTGGTGGCCAACCCTGAAAAAACTGATATTTATTTTGGTGGGGTCAGAACTGATGTTAAAGCTCTGATCCAGAAAGCTACTGGCTACTCTGAAGGATCCTTCCCTTTCAGGTATCTAGGATTGCCTTTGAATGATAGCAAGCTTAGCATGCCTATGTATAATGCTCTTCTTGATAAATTTCAACATGCTATCAATCACTGGACTGCTCATTTGCTTTCTTATGCTGGACGGTTGCAATTGCTCAATTctatcttatttggtcttgagaaTTACTGGTGCAATATCTTAATAATCCCTAAAGCTCTCATTAAAATGATTAATCAGTTCTGTAGAAATTATCTTTGGCAAACTACTATGGATAAGCACAAACTCTACATGAAAAGCTGGCAATCTTGTTGCTGTCCCTGGGATGAGGGTGGTTTCCACATCAAGGAGATCCTTTCATGGAATAGTGCAAATATTTGTAAATGGATTTGGAAAATGCAGACATCATCAGAGTCTCTTTGGGTTCTCTGGAACCATGCTTATACTGTGAAGAGTGGTACCATCTGGAATGCTGCCCTCAAACCTTGCCATTCTGAAAGTTGGAGAAGTATCCTGCATACGAGGGATCTCCTCCTGACTCTTTATGGCACGGCTGATTCTGCTGCACAGGCCCTTCAAACTTGTGTTTCTTCTCAAGGCCACTTCATGGTAAACAAAGCTTATGATCTTTTTCGACCTCACTATCCTAAAATTAGATGGGCTAAGACTATTTGGAGTCCTAATGTAATACCTAAACATAGTTTCATCACTGCTTTGGCTGCTCAAAGGAAACTCCCAACTATTGATAATTTATGCAGAAGGGGGCTCTACTTGGTAAACTGGTGTGTGCTATGTAAGGGGGCAACTGAAAGCCATGCTCATTTATTCTTTGCTTGTCCGTTTGCTGGGGATCTCTGGAGACAAGTCCTGGGTTGGATGCGTGTTTATGGAAGGACTGCAAATCTCAGACAGGAGCTGCTTTGGTGTAGGCACAGGAACAGTCGTAAGCATTGGAAATCTGGCTGGTACTGCTGCTGTCTCGCTGCTTGTGTCTATATGATTTGGCAGGAACGCAATACTCGGATTTTTACTGGCAAGGAATCTGGAGTTCAGGGGTTGCTCAAGCAGGTGCAATTCCATGTTAGTGTCAAGATGCTAGCTAGGAATGTTAAACATAGCAACATGGTTCTTGATCATTTAAGCTCTATTTATGCTTAGATAGTTTGGATGCTCTTTTGTAAGAAAACCATTCCTATTTTCTACCCTTTATGGATGAATAAGAATAGGATGTAccctttcttgcaaaaaaaaaaaaaaaaaaaaaaaaaaaaaacaattgttTTGTAATAAATGTAACGGGAGGCTTCCGGATTCTTAAATTGTATATTTGAGAAGATGAAATTGTGATTCGATTTAAGAATAGAAAACATGTGTTTCTCTGAGCAATTATGACATGCACATACAAGGTCATTTTATGCACGTATGAGGTCATTTTATGCACATGTGATAATTGTTTCTCCAAATTTGGTAATTAGAAAAGCTGAAACATGTGACCAAtttatgccagcaataaaatgtgATTAGTTGAATCATCATCGTGTATGACAAGTCGTTAAATATCATGCAACTAAAAGGTTATTCCATGCACATGGATTTCATCTATGATACATGTGTTTCCCTTAGCAAACATGGCATGTTCATACGAGATCATTTTATGCACGTACGAGGTCATTTTATGCACATGTGATAATTGTTTCTCCAAATTTGGTAATTAAAAAGCTGAAACATGTGATCATtttatgccagcaataaaatgtgATTAGTTGAATCATCATCGTGTACAAAAAGTCGTTTAATATCATACAACTAAAAGGTTATTCCATACATATAGAAGGCCATTTTATGCACAGATAACCTAAATGGGATAATCCCCATGAGATGGGTTAATTCTCATTACAACACTTGTTTTTAGGATCATTTTAAATCTCAAGACTTAAATGTGGGTTTTAATTCTCATTTCAAGTCTCGAAACTTAAATGTGAGTGATTATTGAAGAAGTCGGGCCAATCCTATCAGCACTTTAGGCACGGCCCAGCATAACACGCTCAAAGTACATTGGTAACTCTAAATAATGCAAGTAATTTTGGTTTGAAAATTTTCATGCATGTAGAAGGCTGTTCCATACACATATAACGCCTTCTCATGCATGTAAATATGCAAGTTACTTGGGGATTTTAAAACAACACCCTGACAAATGGGGTAATTCTCATTACAAGTCTCATTTAAAAAGGCCATAATCTAGTGACATAATTGTGCCCCACACAGTTAAAAAGCTGTTCCATTCACATATAACGCCTCCTCAGGCACGCTTAAGTCTCGTTAAACATACCCGAAAGTCGACAAATTACATGCACGTAGAAAGGTATTGCATACACATACAACACCTTCTCATGCACGTAGG from Silene latifolia isolate original U9 population chromosome 2, ASM4854445v1, whole genome shotgun sequence encodes the following:
- the LOC141641610 gene encoding protein FAR1-RELATED SEQUENCE 5-like, with translation MGSRSSSNVITNDITNEGQMVEVIASQSISEISALNIDVPEIVQDTILLNYNVVDEAEVIEEAEVIEDAEEEEEEASGSSNMNRIFGCPTHLKPVIGMVFDTLELGIAFYEAYGKECGFVTRKGSQKNKQGVTTHKTCLCNKAGECEAKGKKHRRQRTRVGCLARINFKRIANGQYQIYGFVEGHNHMPATPLTMVHLTQTRELNIVHKKMIVDNSKVNKGPVMTYRMFKEYVRGYQNVGASLEDFKNFSRDIKKFLSEGDAQMLIEHFMKIKRMCPSFYFDFEVDEKGRLSHVFWADPISIKNYLLFGDMTSFDTTFRKNKYRMIFAPFTGVDHHKRCVTFGAGLLINESKESFAWLFTKFLEAMGGRYPLCIITDEDLGIEGGLKKVFKDKVQHRYCMWHILKKLPEKVGPVICRETEFLKEINSCVWGEDVEPAEFEERWTVIVEAHGLSDNEWLQEKYGIRHFWIPAYFHDLLLGGLMRTTSRSESENHFFSNFTNPI
- the LOC141641611 gene encoding protein FAR-RED IMPAIRED RESPONSE 1-like, encoding MDTQRWAQSKLIAQSKYSFPDLTTPLDLEKHAAETYTPRIFEEFKVEIKAACFTCAIGDKQKDKNHAILYIDVKDRERKKDYKVGYKTTEVKLVCNCKKFERHGILCRHILCVLKDYGFEKIPSEYLLNRWSKLATCQPIFNSDGQLL